A section of the Pseudomonas sp. Q1-7 genome encodes:
- a CDS encoding DUF6901 family protein, giving the protein MELASSAEAEVRYEFCFPDGRLWVHEVSLAAPDECLEPAPDWVRLGFRQCSHCPLDAAQVRDCPFARALVRPVTVLASSPSYEEVQVAVSWRGREIRQRTTLQRALGSLLGLLGATSGCPHTRMLRAMAWFHWPFSTSAETLYRSLGTYLLGQHLRRQRGLEPDWDMDGLRALYRNLRQVNLGMAGRLRAAAEEDSSLNGLILLDLLAADTLYSLDSYEGELDGFFAEYFEEE; this is encoded by the coding sequence ATGGAGCTGGCATCAAGCGCTGAGGCCGAGGTTCGTTACGAATTCTGCTTTCCCGATGGCCGCCTCTGGGTCCACGAGGTGAGCCTGGCGGCGCCGGATGAGTGCCTTGAGCCGGCGCCTGACTGGGTGCGCCTGGGATTTCGGCAATGCAGCCATTGCCCGCTGGACGCCGCGCAGGTGCGCGACTGCCCCTTCGCCCGCGCCCTGGTGCGGCCGGTGACGGTGCTGGCGAGTTCGCCCTCCTACGAGGAAGTGCAGGTGGCGGTGTCCTGGCGGGGACGGGAAATCCGCCAGCGGACTACCCTGCAGCGGGCCCTGGGCTCGCTACTGGGGCTGCTCGGGGCGACCAGCGGCTGTCCCCACACCCGGATGCTGCGGGCGATGGCCTGGTTCCACTGGCCGTTCAGTACCTCGGCCGAAACCCTCTACCGCTCCCTGGGCACCTACCTGCTGGGGCAGCACCTGCGCCGTCAGCGCGGGCTGGAGCCGGATTGGGACATGGACGGCCTGCGCGCGCTCTACCGCAACCTGCGCCAGGTCAACCTGGGCATGGCCGGCCGGCTGCGTGCCGCCGCCGAGGAGGACTCCAGCCTCAACGGCTTGATCCTGCTGGACCTGCTGGCGGCCGACACCCTGTATTCGCTGGACAGCTACGAGGGCGAACTGGATGGCTTCTTCGCGGAGTATTTCGAGGAGGAGTGA
- a CDS encoding ATP-binding protein produces MDSSPLDLAGALVEQIEVGIILLDRDLRILHWNEFVSLRSGKALEPALHQPLTAVFPEADTPRLEQMVARAREEGLHVYSHWREAPYLIQLPYSPEGQAAPLRLQSTLLFPFDCGGERCYGLMLYDSSEQLANVLDALGGNQLQQEQLVHKLEKANAQLLQSEKLAAIGQLAAGVAHEINNPIGYVFSNLKTLSGYVNDLLRIVDAVDGVGSLEELQQLKQSLEYDYIRNDVEALIHESGDGIERVKKIITSLKDFSHIEEEEFRPADLHKGVDSTLNLVNNELKYKAEVVREYGALPLVECIPSQINQVVMNLLINAAHAIEGFGRITLRSGHEDDWVWLEVEDDGKGIDPAILHRIYEPFFTTKPVGKGTGLGLALSYNIVQKHNGRIEVASQPGQGTRFRVWLPHQQPGGASA; encoded by the coding sequence ATGGACAGCAGCCCTTTGGATCTTGCCGGAGCCCTGGTTGAACAGATCGAGGTGGGCATCATCCTCCTCGACCGGGACCTGCGCATCCTTCACTGGAACGAGTTCGTCAGCCTGCGCAGTGGCAAGGCCCTGGAGCCCGCCCTGCACCAGCCCCTGACCGCGGTCTTTCCGGAAGCCGACACACCGCGCCTCGAGCAGATGGTGGCCAGGGCCCGCGAAGAGGGCCTGCACGTCTACAGCCATTGGCGCGAAGCCCCCTACCTGATCCAGTTGCCCTACAGCCCCGAAGGCCAGGCAGCGCCGTTACGCTTGCAGAGCACGCTGCTGTTCCCCTTCGACTGCGGGGGCGAGCGCTGCTACGGCCTGATGCTCTACGACTCCAGCGAGCAACTGGCCAACGTCCTCGACGCCCTGGGCGGCAATCAGCTGCAGCAGGAGCAGTTGGTCCACAAGCTGGAAAAGGCCAACGCCCAGTTACTGCAGTCGGAAAAGCTCGCCGCCATCGGCCAGTTGGCGGCCGGCGTCGCCCATGAGATCAACAACCCCATCGGCTATGTCTTCTCCAACCTCAAGACCCTCAGCGGCTACGTCAACGACCTGCTGCGCATCGTCGACGCGGTGGATGGCGTCGGCAGCCTGGAAGAACTGCAGCAGCTCAAGCAAAGCCTGGAGTACGACTACATCCGCAACGACGTCGAGGCCCTGATTCATGAATCCGGGGACGGCATCGAGCGAGTCAAGAAGATCATCACCTCCCTCAAGGACTTCTCCCATATCGAAGAAGAGGAATTCCGCCCCGCCGACCTGCACAAGGGCGTCGACAGCACCCTCAACCTGGTCAACAACGAACTCAAGTACAAGGCCGAGGTGGTGCGCGAGTATGGCGCGCTGCCGCTGGTGGAGTGCATTCCCTCGCAGATCAACCAGGTGGTGATGAACCTGCTGATCAACGCCGCCCACGCCATCGAGGGCTTCGGCCGCATCACCCTGCGCAGCGGTCACGAGGACGACTGGGTCTGGCTGGAAGTGGAAGACGACGGCAAAGGCATCGACCCGGCCATCCTCCATCGCATCTACGAACCCTTCTTCACCACCAAGCCGGTGGGCAAGGGCACGGGCCTGGGCCTCGCGCTTTCCTACAACATCGTGCAGAAACACAACGGCCGCATCGAAGTGGCCAGCCAGCCCGGCCAGGGCACGCGCTTCCGCGTCTGGTTGCCGCACCAGCAACCGGGTGGAGCGAGCGCATGA